In Litoribacterium kuwaitense, the following are encoded in one genomic region:
- a CDS encoding DNA-directed RNA polymerase subunit alpha — MIEIEKPRIETIELNEDGKFGKFVVEPLERGYGTTLGNSLRRILLSSLPGAAITSVQFDGVMHEFSTIPGVREDVTAIILNLKRLAMKIYSDEEKVIELDVQGEGVVTAADITHDSDVEILNPDLHIATLSGDAHLRMRLTAMRGRGYRSADSNKHEDQPIGVVPIDSIFTPVARITYQVENTRVGQMTNYDKLTLDVTTDGSIRPEEAVSLGAKIMNEHLNIFIGLTDEAQNAEIMVEKEEDQKEKVLEMTIEELDLSVRSYNCLKRAGINTVQELAHKTEEDMMKVRNLGRKSLEEVRNKLHELGLGLRKDE, encoded by the coding sequence ATGATTGAAATCGAAAAGCCACGTATTGAGACAATTGAGCTCAACGAGGATGGCAAGTTCGGTAAGTTTGTCGTGGAACCTCTAGAACGCGGATATGGAACCACGCTCGGAAATTCACTGCGTCGTATTTTGTTATCCTCTCTCCCAGGGGCAGCTATTACTTCTGTTCAATTTGATGGAGTCATGCATGAGTTTTCAACGATTCCTGGGGTGCGTGAGGATGTGACGGCTATCATCCTCAACTTGAAGCGTCTCGCAATGAAAATCTACTCTGATGAAGAGAAGGTTATAGAGCTAGATGTGCAAGGAGAAGGTGTTGTGACGGCCGCTGACATAACTCACGACAGCGACGTGGAAATTTTGAACCCTGATTTGCATATTGCTACACTGTCCGGAGATGCCCATTTACGCATGCGTTTAACAGCAATGCGTGGACGCGGGTATCGGTCTGCAGATTCAAATAAACATGAAGATCAGCCAATTGGTGTCGTTCCGATTGACTCCATCTTTACACCTGTGGCACGTATTACCTATCAGGTAGAAAATACACGTGTCGGTCAAATGACCAACTATGATAAACTAACCCTTGACGTGACGACCGATGGTAGCATTCGACCGGAAGAAGCTGTCTCTCTCGGGGCAAAGATCATGAACGAGCATTTAAATATTTTCATAGGCTTGACCGATGAAGCTCAAAATGCTGAGATTATGGTTGAAAAAGAAGAGGATCAGAAGGAAAAAGTTCTGGAAATGACCATTGAAGAGCTTGATTTATCTGTTCGATCCTATAACTGTTTGAAACGCGCTGGTATCAATACAGTTCAAGAGCTCGCTCATAAAACGGAAGAAGACATGATGAAAGTACGAAATCTAGGACGCAAATCTTTGGAAGAAGTTCGCAATAAGCTCCATGAACTTGGCCTAGGCTTGCGAAAAGATGAGTAG
- the rplQ gene encoding 50S ribosomal protein L17 has protein sequence MAYAKLGRTSAHRKGLLRDLTTDLIINERIETTHAKAKEVRSLAEKMITLGKRGDLQARRRAAAFVRREVANEEGQNAVQKLFSELAPRFEDRQGGYTRILKVGPRRGDSAPMVILEFLED, from the coding sequence ATGGCATACGCAAAACTAGGTCGTACGAGTGCTCACCGTAAAGGGTTACTTCGTGATCTAACTACAGATCTCATCATCAATGAGCGTATCGAAACCACTCATGCGAAAGCGAAAGAAGTTCGTTCTTTGGCTGAAAAGATGATCACACTTGGCAAGCGTGGAGATTTGCAAGCCCGCCGTCGTGCTGCTGCATTTGTTCGTAGAGAAGTAGCTAATGAAGAAGGGCAAAATGCTGTTCAAAAGCTTTTCTCTGAACTAGCTCCGCGTTTTGAAGATCGCCAAGGCGGCTACACACGCATCTTGAAAGTGGGTCCACGTCGCGGTGATTCAGCACCTATGGTTATTCTCGAATTTCTCGAAGACTAA
- a CDS encoding ATP-binding cassette domain-containing protein: protein MDALTLSNVTYAYEANQSPVLKNISFSIKKGSWTAIGGPNGSGKSTIARLTNGLLTPQQGGNIQLLDRRYTTTDLQDLRVIRQHVGLLFQHPDDQFVTSSVEEDIAFGLENDAVPSKEMRARVGEILKKTELTDLRSRDPHTLSGGQKQRLALAGLLVRKPSLLVLDEAFSMVDPDGREALLQLIRQENENGMTVLAITHHFEQMLYADRLIWLENGTIVRDGHPVDVLFWLFEQNEADWPVPIVYDLSKALVNQGWLERPTLDQEELLTFLWTLLSKR, encoded by the coding sequence ATGGATGCTCTCACCTTATCTAATGTCACATATGCTTATGAGGCGAATCAATCACCAGTATTAAAAAACATCTCATTTTCGATAAAAAAAGGATCCTGGACAGCTATCGGAGGGCCGAATGGTTCGGGAAAATCGACCATTGCCCGTTTGACAAACGGCTTACTCACGCCGCAACAAGGCGGGAATATTCAATTGTTAGACAGACGTTATACAACGACTGATCTACAGGATCTCCGAGTGATTCGTCAGCACGTCGGTTTGCTATTTCAACATCCAGATGATCAGTTTGTAACGTCATCCGTCGAGGAAGACATTGCTTTTGGGCTCGAAAATGATGCCGTGCCATCGAAAGAAATGAGAGCACGTGTTGGTGAGATTTTAAAAAAAACCGAGCTAACCGACTTGCGGTCGCGCGACCCTCATACGTTATCAGGTGGTCAAAAGCAACGATTGGCATTGGCTGGACTCCTCGTAAGAAAACCTTCTCTTCTTGTCCTTGATGAAGCCTTTAGTATGGTTGATCCAGACGGACGCGAAGCTTTGCTGCAGCTCATTAGACAAGAAAATGAGAATGGTATGACGGTGCTGGCGATTACGCATCACTTTGAGCAAATGCTGTATGCTGATCGCTTAATCTGGCTGGAGAATGGTACCATTGTCCGGGATGGACATCCAGTGGATGTGTTATTTTGGCTTTTTGAGCAAAATGAAGCTGACTGGCCTGTTCCGATCGTTTATGACTTAAGTAAGGCACTCGTCAATCAAGGCTGGCTAGAGCGTCCAACGCTCGATCAAGAGGAGCTGTTGACATTCTTATGGACATTACTCTCAAAGAGATAG